One Gordonia zhaorongruii DNA segment encodes these proteins:
- a CDS encoding enoyl-CoA hydratase family protein, which translates to MTDDTVVRTEVDAAVAVITLDSPNNRNALSAALVGQLRDALSDAGTDAQIRAVVLTHSGGTFCAGADLGEAVRRGLSPQDATAQGAAAMIDLMNTMVTMDKPVIAVANGHVRAGGFGLLGAADITLAGPDATFALTESRLGLAPSIISVVLLPKMTARGAGRYFLTGERFGPIQAEAMGLITRALESESELSADLVAVCEGIRKASPQGLAASKRLTTAALRATFADAAAERAAESAALFDSADAQEGMTAFLSKRKPEWDMSAS; encoded by the coding sequence ATGACCGACGACACCGTGGTCCGTACCGAGGTCGACGCGGCCGTCGCCGTGATCACGCTCGACTCTCCGAACAACCGGAACGCACTGAGCGCCGCACTCGTCGGACAGCTGCGCGATGCTCTCTCGGATGCGGGGACCGATGCGCAGATACGAGCAGTGGTGCTCACACACAGCGGCGGAACATTCTGTGCGGGAGCAGATCTGGGCGAGGCCGTGCGACGCGGACTGAGTCCGCAGGATGCGACCGCGCAGGGTGCGGCAGCGATGATCGATCTGATGAACACGATGGTGACGATGGACAAGCCGGTCATCGCGGTGGCGAACGGTCACGTGCGGGCCGGCGGTTTCGGCCTGCTGGGTGCCGCCGACATCACTCTCGCCGGCCCGGATGCGACGTTCGCGCTCACCGAGTCGAGGCTGGGGCTGGCGCCGTCGATCATCTCGGTGGTTCTCCTGCCGAAGATGACCGCGCGCGGGGCAGGCCGCTATTTTCTGACGGGTGAGAGGTTCGGGCCTATTCAGGCGGAGGCGATGGGGCTGATCACCCGTGCCCTCGAATCGGAGTCGGAGCTGTCGGCCGACTTGGTGGCGGTCTGCGAGGGCATCCGCAAAGCGTCGCCGCAGGGCCTGGCTGCTTCGAAGCGACTCACCACGGCAGCGCTGCGCGCCACCTTCGCAGATGCGGCGGCGGAGCGCGCCGCGGAGTCTGCGGCTCTCTTCGACTCCGCGGACGCTCAGGAGGGAATGACGGCCTTCTTATCCAAGCGCAAGCCCGAATGGGATATGAGTGCGTCGTGA